A stretch of Kaistella flava (ex Peng et al. 2021) DNA encodes these proteins:
- the ruvA gene encoding Holliday junction branch migration protein RuvA yields the protein MIYSLKGIVQQLNPTSVVIDVQGVGYLVGVSLQTSEKLVLGKETFLNIQQIIREDANLLFGFNTILEKEMFNLLISVNGVGPVSALIMLSSLSLTEISAGILSNNSVMLQKVKGIGAKTAERIIIDLRDKVQKFGVSDENISIFVNNKVKEESLSALEVLGISKKMSEKIADRILKQNPDLRVEDLVKQILKNI from the coding sequence ATGATTTATTCTTTAAAAGGAATTGTACAACAACTCAACCCAACTTCTGTCGTTATTGATGTACAGGGAGTTGGATATTTAGTAGGCGTCAGTTTGCAAACTTCCGAGAAATTGGTTTTAGGAAAAGAAACCTTTTTAAATATTCAACAGATCATTCGTGAAGACGCCAATTTGCTTTTTGGTTTTAACACAATTTTAGAAAAAGAGATGTTTAATCTGTTAATAAGCGTTAACGGAGTAGGGCCAGTTTCTGCCTTAATTATGCTTTCATCTTTGTCCCTTACGGAAATTTCTGCGGGTATTCTTTCTAATAATAGTGTGATGTTGCAAAAGGTAAAGGGAATTGGTGCGAAAACTGCCGAGAGAATCATTATCGATTTGAGGGATAAAGTCCAAAAATTCGGTGTTTCTGATGAAAATATTTCTATATTTGTGAATAATAAAGTGAAAGAAGAATCGTTATCTGCATTAGAGGTTTTGGGCATTTCCAAAAAAATGAGTGAGAAGATAGCAGATCGAATTCTAAAGCAGAATCCTGATCTTCGAGTAGAAGATTTGGTGAAGCAAATTTTAAAAAATATTTAA
- the sprA gene encoding cell surface protein SprA: protein MEKNSFFWHRFLVLVLTCFSVASIFAQEKPSDSSSVRKDFSLPNPMRYDAFYDVSSGMYILYPKIGNTVVGNPMSMTSAEYHQYMLSNQLSEYYKEKSATSALGYRKDQTEAIKKGLLPSVSIKNKIFESLFGGNKIEIIPQGFASFDIGGLYQKIDNPLILPQNRTNFAIDIQQRIQMGLLGKVGENLQLKANYDTQSGFAFENRMNLVWQAKGSWKDLQSKGLSDKTTGGEDKIIKRVEFGNVNMPLSTNLIRGSESLFGLKTEFQLGKTTGTLVFSQQQGEARNIVAQGGGVMNTFKLNAIDYEDNQHYFLDHYFLNNYDKALINYPQINSRISITRIEAWVLDQGSGNLQDQKGVLGIRDLGEGISGFPDNSQNNLYQGISNAIGSPRDAGTDYGNIIKGQLFPNANGSPEAYSDGEQYIFNRRARRLNQNEFTFNPQLGYMSLNQRLNDNQLLAVSYSFTLNGDNKVYKVGEFSEESPVLITKVLKPNNTVKTTSPMWDLMMKNIYPLNTNQINPDGFLLNVFYRDPQNGGKVNYLPTTVNTPNPQVNPELLKLFNWDRLNMNNDLQENGGITGDGIFDFVPGITVDPENGKVIFTKAKPFGAYLQTVLGTSDPKFVFNELYDQQKQVASQSNLALRYTMEGRFKGTQGAGISLGAINVPQGSVKVSANGVQLTEGVDYTVDYMLGSVNIINETVKQSGQAVNISLENQLTFNTQRKRFLGLNLERKFDEHLTVGATVVNYAETPLTQKVNFGQEAVNNTMAGFNILYNNELPFLTRLTDKIPFVNTEAPSNLSFLAEGAYLIPGQNKGIGDQAYIDDFEQSTSKISLKEPAMWSLASKPEKNPEPFFLNGGLNDDLASGNGRGLLSWYNIDPRFYGIGGKAPNGINAAAVSNHASRRVQTQELYNSRDFVAGEQLYTNTFDLSYFPNERGPYNVNKNAETTQQRWAGLMRPISVSNFTNSNIEYVEFWMMDPYADGNALGSNPKLLLHLGNVSEDVLKDGKLMYENGLPTPSVPANVTTTNWGVQPNQFPVLYAFSSENEDRAAQDLGYDGLDAEGEAAKFGTNFINPVTNVMDPASDDFVFYLSDKFQGEQASSLTERYKYFRGPEGNSQSNTLEVATQTPDAEDINRDYNLDQNEDYNQYTIELDKNKMVLGENFIVDVKEVEAKFQNGQTGKNKWFLFRVPVAQFDDANVGGVADASILNNVRYARMLLTGFDQASTIRFGTLDLVRSDWRKYTKNIATNAPDDNEGTQPVTDQNLDVGSVNLEENGLNEPPYVLPPGIERQILSGNAGAQRQNESSLYMKAQPLEKNTSRGVFKNVALDMRRYKNLELFVHAEDLKDVNSSSYDPDAKFFIRFGSDATDNYYEYEASLKYTSKNARSPLDIWPSENTVNLAIQNFVDAKLRRDQNFPSGIDVRREDVEYGMLDDNKKIYIKGRPSLGNVTTIMLGVRNKNTLINKEVVLWVDEIRLSEIENKGGYAGNASVNFNLGDFALINANASFSTIGFGGIAEKPAERSQAEHSAYSINTTVNVDKFLPEKAGMKIPVNYSYTQTIEDPKYNPLDNDVTFENAPNREELKKVARTYTQQRSLGVVNMRKDRMNPNKKAKFYDVENVSVTAIYNDDYYRDVYTKKNYRQYLRGYADYNYSFKPFVIRPFNKVVSDTAKSYKYLRWMKEVNFNPVPTRLSFRTEIDRNYNELEFRNIDAILGGVAGQDFDAIRNRNFYFGWQYGLGFNFTKSLKLEINSSMRTLNDNLSVYNMNNKSIFADPFRAGRPVLYNHRVQLNYRLPFEYLPYLDFINAELGYGFTYNWNARSTVMTNFVNPETNRSESLGSIGQNTNNIIATSTVYVPKFFGKFKYFQNISMKMQKRKQEVDSLNNVYNLAWQKTNKKNSFKSYKFKNKLNPLQSIAYALTSIKQMDLSYNENNGIVLPGLLSAPNWYGYGQTLGGPTAGFLLGSQADIRRTILERGWISDSDYMTDPYVQMKNQNFLANVQIMPVNEFRIDINFLQNYTSTFTQSGYNVRQNLNFANHDFAFGNDMVTFSRTAWTFGTSFTDGKTIYDNIISNARIISQQMGGTLDANGFTDGHSLANAYVLVPAFQAAIEGKTPDGPMTNPKKSGFPLPNWRVIYSGLKNIPLVNSQFSKFDVLHGYSSTYTASGIQSSIDFYNVQKNGASDRDAFGDIYNPYTYSQVGYVEAFAPLIGADVTMRNNMQFRAQYNVDRLFMLGLVNHTLTEDMGKEYIIGFGYILKDLKMKMNFKGKERTIKSDLNLRGDLSIRDSQTRITNILQDDSQITGGQRMMSVKLSADYNMSQNFNIRFFYDQLMTKYKISTAFPLSTVRAGLTATFTFGGSSGF, encoded by the coding sequence TTGGAGAAGAATAGTTTTTTTTGGCATAGATTTTTAGTTTTAGTTTTAACATGTTTTTCGGTTGCAAGTATTTTTGCACAAGAGAAGCCAAGCGATAGTTCATCAGTTCGGAAAGATTTTTCTTTACCCAACCCGATGCGGTATGATGCATTTTACGATGTGTCGAGCGGAATGTATATTCTTTATCCCAAAATCGGAAATACGGTGGTCGGCAATCCGATGTCGATGACGTCTGCAGAATATCATCAATATATGCTCAGTAATCAATTGAGCGAATATTATAAAGAGAAGTCTGCTACCAGTGCTTTAGGTTATAGAAAAGACCAAACTGAAGCCATTAAAAAAGGATTACTTCCAAGTGTCAGTATTAAAAATAAAATTTTCGAAAGTTTATTCGGAGGTAATAAAATCGAAATTATTCCACAAGGTTTCGCTTCTTTCGATATTGGCGGATTGTACCAAAAAATCGATAATCCTTTAATTTTACCACAAAACAGAACCAATTTTGCCATTGATATTCAACAGAGAATTCAAATGGGATTGTTGGGTAAAGTTGGTGAAAACCTTCAACTGAAAGCGAATTACGATACTCAAAGTGGTTTTGCTTTTGAGAACAGAATGAATTTGGTTTGGCAGGCAAAAGGATCCTGGAAAGATTTACAGTCAAAAGGTTTAAGCGATAAAACTACTGGCGGCGAAGATAAAATTATAAAAAGAGTAGAATTCGGAAATGTTAATATGCCGCTTTCTACTAATTTAATTCGTGGGTCAGAATCTTTGTTTGGTTTAAAGACCGAATTCCAGTTGGGTAAAACTACTGGAACTTTAGTGTTTTCTCAACAACAAGGTGAAGCCCGAAACATTGTCGCACAAGGTGGCGGTGTGATGAATACTTTTAAATTAAATGCGATTGATTATGAAGATAATCAGCATTACTTTTTAGACCATTATTTTTTAAACAATTACGATAAAGCACTTATTAATTATCCGCAGATTAATTCAAGAATCAGCATTACCAGAATTGAAGCATGGGTTTTAGATCAAGGTTCAGGAAATCTTCAGGATCAAAAAGGAGTTTTGGGGATTCGTGATTTGGGTGAAGGAATTTCTGGATTCCCAGATAACTCTCAAAATAATCTTTATCAGGGAATTTCGAATGCGATTGGAAGTCCAAGAGATGCAGGAACGGATTATGGCAATATTATAAAAGGACAACTTTTTCCAAATGCAAATGGATCACCAGAAGCTTATTCAGATGGAGAACAATATATTTTCAACAGAAGAGCACGAAGATTAAATCAAAATGAATTTACATTTAATCCGCAGTTGGGATATATGTCCCTTAATCAAAGATTGAATGACAACCAGCTTTTGGCGGTTTCCTATAGTTTTACATTGAATGGTGATAACAAGGTTTATAAAGTCGGTGAGTTTTCAGAAGAAAGCCCGGTTTTGATTACCAAAGTTTTGAAACCAAACAATACCGTAAAAACGACGTCGCCGATGTGGGATTTGATGATGAAGAATATTTATCCATTAAATACCAATCAAATTAATCCGGACGGATTTTTATTAAATGTTTTTTACCGTGACCCACAAAATGGTGGAAAAGTAAATTATTTACCAACCACAGTTAACACACCAAATCCACAGGTTAATCCAGAACTTTTGAAATTATTCAACTGGGATCGTTTGAATATGAATAACGATTTACAGGAAAATGGTGGAATAACTGGAGATGGTATTTTTGATTTCGTACCAGGAATTACCGTTGATCCTGAAAATGGAAAAGTAATTTTCACCAAAGCAAAACCTTTCGGTGCTTATTTGCAAACGGTGTTGGGAACGAGTGATCCAAAATTCGTATTTAATGAATTGTATGACCAGCAAAAACAAGTTGCTTCTCAAAGTAATTTAGCTTTGCGTTACACAATGGAAGGTCGATTCAAAGGAACTCAAGGTGCAGGAATTTCTCTTGGAGCGATTAACGTTCCGCAAGGTTCAGTTAAGGTTTCTGCAAATGGTGTTCAGCTTACGGAAGGAGTTGATTATACCGTAGATTATATGTTGGGATCGGTCAATATTATTAATGAAACCGTTAAACAATCTGGTCAAGCCGTTAATATTTCCCTTGAAAATCAATTGACTTTTAATACGCAAAGAAAAAGATTTTTAGGTTTAAACTTAGAAAGAAAGTTCGATGAACATCTTACCGTTGGTGCAACGGTTGTTAATTATGCTGAAACTCCTTTAACACAGAAAGTAAATTTCGGTCAGGAAGCGGTGAATAATACGATGGCGGGATTCAATATTTTATATAATAATGAGTTGCCATTCTTGACAAGATTAACTGATAAAATTCCTTTTGTAAATACAGAAGCGCCGTCGAATTTAAGTTTCCTTGCAGAAGGTGCTTATTTAATTCCGGGACAAAATAAAGGAATTGGTGACCAAGCTTATATTGATGATTTCGAACAAAGTACTTCTAAGATTTCATTGAAAGAACCAGCGATGTGGAGTTTAGCTTCTAAGCCGGAAAAAAATCCAGAACCTTTCTTTTTGAATGGAGGTTTAAATGATGATCTTGCTTCTGGAAACGGAAGAGGTTTGTTATCATGGTATAATATCGACCCGAGATTCTACGGAATTGGTGGGAAAGCTCCGAATGGAATTAATGCTGCCGCGGTTTCTAATCACGCTTCAAGAAGAGTTCAAACTCAGGAATTATACAACAGTAGAGATTTCGTAGCGGGTGAACAATTATATACGAATACTTTTGATTTAAGTTATTTCCCGAACGAAAGAGGGCCATATAACGTCAATAAAAATGCTGAAACTACACAACAAAGATGGGCAGGTTTAATGAGACCGATTTCGGTTTCTAACTTTACCAATTCTAATATTGAGTATGTGGAATTCTGGATGATGGATCCTTACGCTGATGGAAATGCTTTGGGAAGCAACCCGAAATTACTTTTACATTTAGGAAATGTTTCTGAAGATGTTCTGAAAGATGGTAAACTAATGTACGAAAATGGATTGCCAACACCGAGCGTTCCAGCAAATGTTACCACTACGAATTGGGGAGTTCAACCGAATCAATTCCCAGTTCTTTATGCATTCTCAAGTGAAAATGAAGACAGAGCTGCACAGGATTTAGGATACGATGGTTTAGATGCAGAAGGTGAAGCTGCGAAATTTGGAACCAACTTTATCAATCCGGTAACCAATGTTATGGATCCGGCTTCTGATGATTTCGTGTTTTATTTATCAGATAAATTCCAGGGAGAACAAGCTTCTTCATTAACGGAACGTTATAAATATTTCCGCGGACCAGAAGGGAATTCACAAAGTAATACTTTGGAAGTTGCCACTCAAACTCCGGATGCGGAGGATATCAACCGTGATTATAATTTAGATCAAAATGAAGATTACAACCAATACACCATTGAACTTGATAAAAACAAAATGGTTTTGGGAGAAAATTTCATCGTCGATGTTAAAGAAGTAGAAGCGAAATTCCAAAACGGTCAAACTGGAAAAAACAAATGGTTTTTATTCCGCGTTCCTGTTGCTCAATTTGATGATGCCAATGTTGGTGGTGTTGCAGATGCCTCTATTTTAAATAATGTTCGTTATGCCAGAATGTTATTAACAGGATTTGATCAAGCATCAACCATCCGTTTCGGAACATTAGATTTAGTAAGAAGTGACTGGAGAAAATATACCAAGAATATTGCAACCAATGCTCCCGATGATAATGAAGGAACTCAGCCGGTAACTGATCAGAATTTAGATGTTGGTAGTGTGAACTTAGAAGAGAATGGTTTAAACGAACCTCCTTACGTTCTTCCTCCAGGAATCGAAAGACAAATTCTTAGTGGAAATGCTGGTGCACAAAGACAAAACGAATCTTCATTATATATGAAAGCACAACCATTAGAGAAAAATACTTCTCGTGGAGTTTTCAAAAATGTGGCTTTAGATATGCGTCGTTACAAAAATTTAGAATTGTTCGTTCACGCTGAAGATTTAAAAGATGTTAATTCGTCGAGCTACGATCCAGATGCAAAATTCTTTATCCGTTTCGGAAGTGACGCGACAGATAACTATTATGAATATGAAGCTTCATTAAAATATACTTCTAAAAACGCGAGATCACCACTGGACATTTGGCCATCTGAAAATACAGTGAATTTGGCTATTCAGAATTTCGTTGATGCTAAATTAAGAAGAGATCAGAATTTCCCATCAGGAATAGATGTTCGTCGTGAAGATGTAGAATATGGGATGTTAGATGATAATAAGAAAATCTATATCAAAGGTCGTCCGAGTTTAGGAAACGTGACCACGATTATGTTAGGAGTTCGAAATAAAAATACTCTTATCAATAAAGAAGTTGTTTTATGGGTAGATGAAATTCGTCTTTCTGAAATTGAAAATAAAGGAGGTTATGCAGGAAATGCAAGTGTGAATTTCAACTTAGGAGATTTCGCTTTAATCAACGCAAATGCATCTTTTTCAACAATTGGTTTTGGTGGAATTGCTGAAAAACCAGCAGAAAGATCACAAGCTGAGCATTCTGCTTACAGTATTAACACCACTGTAAACGTTGATAAATTTTTACCGGAAAAAGCAGGTATGAAAATTCCTGTGAATTATTCTTACACGCAAACCATCGAAGATCCGAAGTATAATCCATTGGATAATGATGTGACTTTTGAGAATGCACCGAACAGAGAAGAGCTGAAAAAAGTAGCGAGAACTTACACGCAGCAAAGAAGTTTGGGTGTGGTGAATATGCGTAAAGACAGAATGAATCCGAACAAGAAAGCGAAGTTTTACGATGTAGAAAACGTGTCGGTAACTGCGATTTATAATGACGATTATTACCGTGATGTTTATACCAAAAAGAACTACAGACAATACTTGAGAGGATATGCAGATTATAACTATTCTTTCAAACCGTTTGTCATTCGACCTTTTAATAAAGTAGTAAGTGACACTGCAAAATCTTATAAATATTTAAGATGGATGAAAGAGGTGAACTTTAATCCAGTTCCGACAAGATTATCTTTCAGAACAGAAATCGACCGTAATTATAATGAATTAGAATTCAGAAATATCGATGCGATTTTGGGTGGAGTTGCAGGTCAGGATTTTGATGCTATTAGAAACAGAAACTTCTATTTCGGTTGGCAATATGGTTTAGGATTTAATTTTACCAAATCTTTGAAGCTGGAAATTAATTCTTCGATGCGAACTTTAAATGACAATTTGAGTGTTTATAATATGAACAACAAATCGATTTTTGCGGATCCTTTTAGAGCAGGACGACCAGTTTTATACAACCACCGCGTTCAGTTGAATTACAGATTGCCATTTGAATATTTACCCTATTTAGATTTCATTAATGCTGAATTAGGCTACGGCTTTACTTATAACTGGAATGCGAGAAGTACCGTGATGACCAACTTTGTGAATCCGGAAACCAACCGTTCAGAAAGTTTAGGAAGCATTGGTCAAAACACCAATAATATCATTGCGACTTCAACCGTTTATGTGCCGAAATTCTTTGGGAAGTTTAAATACTTCCAGAACATTAGTATGAAAATGCAGAAGCGTAAACAGGAAGTTGATTCCTTGAATAACGTTTACAATTTAGCTTGGCAAAAAACCAATAAGAAAAATAGCTTCAAGAGTTATAAATTCAAAAATAAATTGAATCCACTGCAAAGTATTGCTTATGCCTTGACTTCAATCAAACAAATGGATCTTTCTTATAATGAGAATAATGGTATCGTTTTACCAGGATTGCTTTCTGCACCAAACTGGTACGGTTACGGACAAACCTTAGGTGGTCCTACTGCTGGTTTCCTATTAGGTTCGCAAGCAGATATCCGCAGAACAATTTTGGAGAGAGGTTGGATTTCAGATTCAGATTATATGACCGACCCGTATGTTCAAATGAAAAACCAGAATTTCCTGGCAAACGTACAGATCATGCCGGTGAATGAATTTAGAATTGATATTAACTTCCTGCAAAATTACACCAGTACTTTTACGCAGTCTGGTTATAACGTAAGACAAAATTTAAATTTCGCGAATCATGATTTTGCTTTTGGAAATGATATGGTTACGTTTTCCAGAACAGCGTGGACTTTCGGAACTTCATTTACAGATGGTAAAACCATTTATGATAATATTATTTCGAATGCAAGAATCATCTCCCAGCAAATGGGCGGAACGCTTGATGCGAATGGATTTACAGATGGACATTCCTTAGCCAATGCATATGTTTTGGTGCCGGCTTTCCAGGCAGCAATTGAAGGGAAAACTCCAGATGGACCGATGACCAATCCTAAGAAATCAGGTTTCCCACTTCCGAACTGGAGAGTAATTTATTCTGGATTGAAAAATATTCCATTAGTAAACAGTCAGTTTTCTAAGTTTGATGTTCTTCACGGTTACAGTTCAACGTATACCGCGTCGGGAATTCAGTCGAGTATTGACTTTTATAATGTTCAAAAAAATGGAGCTTCAGACAGAGATGCGTTTGGTGATATTTATAATCCTTACACCTATTCTCAGGTTGGTTATGTAGAAGCATTTGCACCATTAATCGGAGCCGATGTTACGATGAGAAACAACATGCAGTTCCGTGCTCAGTATAATGTCGACAGATTATTTATGCTTGGATTGGTGAATCATACTTTAACCGAAGATATGGGTAAAGAATACATCATCGGTTTTGGTTATATTCTGAAAGATTTAAAAATGAAGATGAACTTCAAAGGAAAAGAAAGAACCATTAAAAGTGATTTAAATCTGCGTGGAGATCTTTCTATAAGAGACAGTCAAACCAGAATCACCAATATTTTGCAAGATGATTCGCAGATTACTGGTGGACAAAGAATGATGAGTGTTAAATTATCTGCAGATTATAATATGTCTCAGAATTTCAATATCCGATTCTTCTACGATCAGTTGATGACGAAATATAAAATTTCTACCGCCTTCCCACTTTCAACGGTGCGTGCAGGTTTAACCGCAACATTTACCTTTGGCGGAAGCAGCGGTTTCTAA